In a single window of the Bos javanicus breed banteng chromosome 16, ARS-OSU_banteng_1.0, whole genome shotgun sequence genome:
- the LOC133227390 gene encoding olfactory receptor 5L1-like, whose product MDEKNCTAVTDFILLGFSDAPELRVFLFLLFLSIYGVTVWGNLGMIALIQVSSRLHTPMYFFLSHLSFVDFCYSTTITPKILANILNEDKAISFLECAVQFYLFCTFVVTEVILLAVMAYDCFVAISDPLLYMITMSRNLCVELVSCCYLNGVVCSLIHLCLALQIPSYRSNVINHFFCDLPPLLSLACSDVIVNQLVLYIVATFYEIITITVILMSYLFILITILRMHSADKRRKAFSTCASHLTVIIVFHGTILFIYCRPHSGNSMDTDKVATVFYTVVIPMLNPLIYSLRNKDVKEALRKVMSSKILS is encoded by the coding sequence ATGGATGAGAAAAACTGCACTGCTGTGACAGACTTCATCCTCCTTGGATTCTCAGATGCCCCTGAGCTTAGAGTCTTCCTCTTCCTGCTGTTTCtttccatctatggagtcacagttTGGGGAAACCTGGGCATGATTGCTCTCATTCAGGTCAGCTCTagactccacacccccatgtactttttcctcagcCACTTGTCCTTTGTGGATTTCTGTTACTCCACGACCATCACACCAAAGATACTAGCTAACATCTTAAATGAAGACAAAGCCATTTCCTTCCTGGAATGTGCAGTGCAATTCTACCTGTTTTGCACATTTGTGGTAACTGAGGTCATTCTGCTGGCAGTGATGGCCTATGATTGCTTTGTGGCCATCTCTGACCCACTGCTCTATATGATCACCATGTCCCGGAATCTCTGTGTGGAGTTGGTGTCTTGTTGCTATCTCAATGGTGTTGTGTGTTCTCTGATTCACTTGTGTTTAGCTCTTCAGATCCCATCCTACAGATCAAATGTGATCAACCACTTCTTTTGTGACCTCCCCCCTCTCTTGTCTCTTGCTTGCTCTGATGTCATCGTGAATCAATTGGTGCTATACATTGTGGCCACATTCTATGAGATCATCACCATCACGGTCATCCTCATGTCCTACTTGTTTATTCTCATCACCATCCTGAGGATGCACTCTGCAGACAAAAGGCGCAAAGCTTTTTCCACCTGTGCTTCCCACCTCACTGTCATCATTGTCTTTCACGGAACAATCCTTTTCATTTATTGCCGGCCCCACTCTGGCAACAGCATGGATACTGACAAAGTGGCCACGGTGTTCTACACTGTAGtgatccccatgctgaaccccctgATCTATAGTCTGAGGAACAAGGATGTGAAAGAAGCTCTCAGAAAAGTGATGAGCTCCAAAATATTATCCTAG